One genomic segment of Vibrio fluvialis includes these proteins:
- a CDS encoding alpha/beta hydrolase, with protein MKKIITTFAALLSLSSAQSAPLNYAQLYTHHSSLLNEDRQYSVYLPQEYARYPNQHFPVLYLLDGDQRLLQVAGIVHSFRSGLTPAIPAMIIVAIHNTDRMRDYTPSHTTQLPNGESAGPSYAHTGGGPKFLQYLTQELRPDIERQFRTTAPNLLVGHSLGGLLALDSVARDKGAFQGYISIDASLWFDYPSNYQRIEHALITPLKHRSSLYIAVANNPYTPGFGRSAFHRDHLKAFAESVNAHPAANLDVTFHYYENDDHHSVYHPAVYQGLQWLFRGYQLDLSPGKLNRDQVVANYQALNSRLGSQLAPDSDYLNMVINKAKRWPQMQIDANQAQAVKDYFDSESQAEK; from the coding sequence ATGAAGAAAATCATCACGACGTTCGCCGCCTTGCTGAGCTTGTCATCTGCCCAATCAGCTCCGCTCAACTACGCTCAGCTATACACTCATCACTCGTCGCTGCTCAACGAAGACCGCCAATACAGCGTCTATTTACCACAAGAGTATGCTCGCTATCCCAATCAGCATTTTCCGGTACTGTATCTGCTCGATGGCGATCAGCGCCTGTTGCAGGTTGCGGGGATCGTCCATTCATTTCGTTCCGGCCTGACGCCTGCGATACCGGCGATGATCATCGTCGCCATACACAATACGGATCGTATGCGTGATTACACCCCCAGCCATACCACTCAACTCCCCAATGGCGAATCAGCAGGTCCGAGCTATGCGCATACCGGAGGCGGACCTAAATTCCTGCAATATCTGACTCAGGAACTGCGCCCAGACATTGAACGCCAATTTCGTACCACTGCACCCAACCTGTTAGTGGGGCACTCTTTAGGCGGGCTGCTCGCACTCGACTCTGTGGCGCGCGACAAAGGCGCTTTTCAGGGCTATATCTCCATTGATGCCAGCCTATGGTTTGACTACCCAAGCAACTATCAGCGCATTGAACATGCGTTGATTACGCCGCTCAAACACCGCTCTTCGCTGTACATCGCCGTCGCCAATAACCCCTACACGCCAGGTTTTGGCCGCTCAGCCTTTCACCGCGATCATCTCAAAGCCTTCGCTGAGAGCGTCAACGCTCACCCGGCAGCCAATCTGGATGTCACTTTCCACTACTACGAAAACGACGATCACCACTCGGTCTATCATCCGGCGGTTTATCAAGGGTTGCAGTGGCTGTTTCGCGGCTATCAGTTGGATCTCTCACCGGGCAAATTGAACCGTGACCAAGTCGTTGCCAATTATCAGGCACTCAACTCTAGGCTCGGTAGCCAACTGGCGCCAGATAGCGACTACCTCAACATGGTGATCAATAAAGCCAAACGTTGGCCGCAAATGCAAATTGATGCGAACCAGGCGCAAGCAGTGAAAGATTACTTTGATAGTGAGTCGCAGGCAGAGAAGTAA
- a CDS encoding TonB-dependent siderophore receptor translates to MVVFQNKALNPVALAISVALGFASLQPAMAEESQDKADETVVVYGNPLYGMAPSEETGGYSVDSATVGTKTPAALKDIPQSITVLTNDYIEERNFVAVDDLAKYTPGLRTMVNDSGRSSIFSRGYEYDEVNLNGLPSPMQSKYGNLPSLAAVDRVEIMRGPSGLFNSTSELGGVINMVLKRPTEEFSGSVTARYGSWDRHYLEADMGGSLNEDGTVRGRFVVANADIKNQVDYNDNDNGTYYGTMEFDLSDTTLLSVYVLHQTKDIVPTNGLPAYSDGSMLNVSRSTYLGSADDNFNAKTTDVGASLQHAFPNGGVGQISARYMDHDMSLEQTYTNGAVDADGNTGLMFSAQANQQKNAAFDANYSQMFGLLGHQSEFVVGTDYKRYESDTQSYTNRKFASINVFDYDPTSVSTPTYSYTSNVHEVQSELGLYGKVTWRLLEPLAVITGARVSWYDLESTTTTLSTGAESSETDSFNGKITPYAGVVYDLTDEHALYASYSKVFKPQTSQDENGDMLKPREGNQWETGVKSSLLDGRLNTRASVFLMKDNNIAAQAYDDSGVAITNTYWATGKVETKGVELEATGYLTQNWMTMTGYTFTDIDEKSGDHNSKFDAIPRHSLSLWTDYHLADWVQGLHIGGGMTAVSDYSFTKNGVTTHQGGYALFDAAIRYDITDNMQATFNVYNLFDREYFYRVGTTTTFNMYGEPANVMAGFTYKFK, encoded by the coding sequence ATGGTGGTCTTTCAAAACAAAGCATTGAATCCAGTGGCGCTGGCTATTTCAGTTGCCCTTGGTTTCGCATCCCTTCAACCAGCGATGGCTGAAGAATCTCAGGACAAAGCTGACGAAACGGTTGTGGTTTATGGTAACCCGCTGTACGGCATGGCGCCGTCAGAAGAAACGGGCGGCTACAGCGTTGATTCTGCTACGGTAGGCACCAAAACACCCGCGGCATTGAAAGACATTCCTCAGTCGATCACTGTCCTGACCAACGATTACATTGAAGAACGTAATTTTGTCGCCGTGGACGATCTCGCTAAATACACCCCGGGCTTGCGCACTATGGTCAACGACAGTGGCCGCTCTTCCATTTTCTCCCGCGGCTACGAATACGATGAAGTGAACCTGAACGGTTTGCCATCCCCGATGCAGAGCAAATACGGTAACCTGCCTTCTCTGGCGGCGGTCGACCGCGTCGAAATCATGCGTGGTCCATCCGGCCTGTTCAACAGCACCAGTGAACTCGGCGGCGTGATCAACATGGTTTTGAAACGCCCAACGGAAGAATTCAGCGGTTCGGTGACGGCGCGTTACGGCAGCTGGGATCGCCATTACCTTGAAGCAGATATGGGAGGTTCACTGAATGAAGATGGCACCGTGCGTGGCCGCTTTGTTGTCGCGAACGCCGATATCAAAAACCAGGTGGATTACAACGACAACGATAATGGCACCTATTACGGCACCATGGAATTCGACTTGTCTGATACCACCTTGCTGTCCGTATACGTCCTGCATCAAACCAAGGACATTGTGCCAACCAATGGGTTGCCAGCCTACAGCGACGGCTCAATGCTCAACGTCAGCCGTAGCACCTATTTGGGGTCTGCGGACGACAATTTTAACGCCAAGACCACTGATGTCGGCGCGTCCTTGCAACACGCTTTCCCGAATGGCGGTGTCGGTCAGATCTCAGCGCGTTATATGGACCACGACATGTCGCTGGAGCAGACTTACACCAATGGTGCGGTGGATGCCGATGGCAATACCGGTCTGATGTTCAGTGCGCAGGCAAACCAACAGAAAAACGCAGCGTTTGATGCAAACTACAGCCAGATGTTCGGCCTGCTTGGCCATCAAAGCGAGTTTGTCGTCGGTACGGATTACAAACGCTACGAATCAGACACACAGAGCTACACCAACCGCAAGTTCGCGTCGATTAACGTGTTTGATTACGATCCAACCAGCGTTTCCACACCAACGTACAGCTACACCAGCAATGTCCATGAAGTGCAATCGGAACTCGGCCTGTACGGTAAAGTGACGTGGCGTTTGCTGGAACCTCTGGCCGTCATCACCGGAGCTCGTGTTTCCTGGTACGATTTGGAAAGCACCACCACGACACTCTCTACTGGCGCAGAAAGCAGCGAAACCGATAGCTTTAATGGCAAGATCACCCCTTATGCCGGCGTAGTGTATGACCTGACTGATGAGCACGCGTTGTATGCGAGCTATTCAAAAGTGTTTAAACCGCAAACCAGCCAGGATGAAAACGGCGACATGCTCAAACCACGTGAAGGCAACCAGTGGGAAACGGGCGTAAAATCGTCACTGCTTGATGGCCGTCTGAACACACGCGCCAGCGTATTCCTGATGAAAGACAACAATATCGCTGCGCAAGCATACGATGACAGCGGCGTCGCTATCACCAACACCTACTGGGCGACCGGTAAAGTGGAAACCAAAGGGGTGGAACTGGAAGCCACTGGCTACCTGACTCAAAACTGGATGACGATGACAGGTTATACCTTCACTGATATCGACGAAAAATCCGGCGACCACAACTCCAAATTTGATGCCATTCCTCGCCACTCACTGTCATTGTGGACTGATTACCATCTGGCAGACTGGGTGCAAGGCCTGCACATCGGCGGCGGTATGACCGCAGTGAGCGATTACTCCTTCACTAAGAATGGAGTGACCACGCATCAGGGCGGTTACGCACTATTCGATGCCGCGATTCGCTACGACATCACCGACAATATGCAGGCGACGTTTAACGTCTACAACTTGTTTGACCGCGAATATTTCTACCGTGTCGGCACAACCACCACATTCAACATGTACGGTGAACCGGCGAACGTCATGGCAGGCTTCACTTATAAATTCAAATAA
- a CDS encoding helix-turn-helix transcriptional regulator, with translation MSNSVVGEFNVRQRGLFTGRVENLKVQDGVLFHNKDIVHKADFSTQREIPPQLIIAIPLESKALMTYGETHQLKGCRFHKSDPIVATAINYLEPGLVRGAAKAYVRSRSIVLSFSTHWLDTTMNDKTREHFQQVLSRHLSRFDWSLPPHIGQMAEALNLTSSQSAAESLMREAFALAVWDNLMTNIRQRSFVSSLRHDAQSNRLKMFLMEEKVDDMPLTTIAQELGMSVSTLQRAARKELGMSLQRYLRERKLQQVKVKLEERSVTIQEAAEIAGYAHSANFITAFRKLFGFSPNHMKKGR, from the coding sequence ATGAGTAATTCAGTGGTCGGAGAGTTCAACGTTCGTCAGCGCGGTTTGTTTACCGGCAGGGTTGAAAACCTGAAAGTGCAGGACGGAGTTCTGTTCCACAATAAGGACATCGTACATAAGGCCGATTTTTCTACTCAGCGCGAGATTCCGCCGCAGTTGATCATTGCCATTCCGCTGGAGAGCAAGGCGTTAATGACCTACGGAGAAACTCATCAGCTCAAAGGGTGTCGTTTCCATAAGTCCGATCCGATCGTCGCGACGGCCATTAATTACCTCGAACCCGGATTAGTGCGCGGCGCGGCCAAAGCCTATGTGCGCAGCCGCAGTATTGTGCTTTCATTTTCAACCCATTGGCTTGATACGACGATGAATGACAAAACCCGAGAGCACTTTCAGCAGGTGCTCAGCCGTCATTTGAGTCGTTTTGACTGGTCGTTACCACCGCATATCGGCCAGATGGCGGAAGCGCTCAATCTGACCAGCAGCCAAAGTGCGGCGGAATCTCTGATGCGTGAGGCATTTGCATTGGCGGTCTGGGATAACCTGATGACGAACATCAGGCAACGGTCGTTTGTGTCGTCTTTGCGCCATGACGCCCAGTCAAACCGGCTGAAAATGTTTCTGATGGAGGAAAAAGTTGACGACATGCCGCTGACAACCATTGCCCAGGAGCTGGGAATGAGCGTTTCAACCCTGCAACGTGCGGCAAGAAAAGAGCTTGGCATGAGCCTGCAACGATACCTGCGTGAGCGTAAGCTGCAACAAGTTAAGGTAAAACTGGAAGAACGCAGTGTCACCATTCAGGAAGCGGCAGAAATAGCAGGTTATGCGCATTCAGCCAACTTTATTACTGCGTTTCGTAAGCTGTTCGGTTTTTCGCCAAATCACATGAAAAAGGGGAGGTAA